CCACTTTCTCTTGATAATTTGTTTGAGCATGGGTTTAGTCGCAGTCCTTTGCCGTTTGCAATGTTGATTGTGACATTTGTAGATAAAACAAGAGAATTTTTTTCAAGCTTGTATTTATTTTCTTTACGTCTATGGTTAATGATTTCACTTTTACTCATTAATCAACACATACAAATAATTTCTCCTGATAAACTTCAGTCGTTGATGTCATGGTTGCCTCTAAGTTCAGCTTCCATCGTTTTTAACCATTTTTCACTATTCATGGCTATTTTTCTGGGGATTGGCTTAGCGACTCGAGTTGTTGCAATTCTTGGATTAATAGTGGTTCTATTGAGTTTTACTCCGGGAGTAACCGGTTTTTATTTATACTGGATGATGGTAATGGCTATCTTATTTATTTCGGGTCCTGGAATCTTGTCATTAGATCATTTGATCTTTCACACTTTGAAAAAACATTATCCCCAGCTTTCTGGAAAACCGGCATTTAGCCTGGATGGTTTACCTCGAGTAGTCATTATAGGTGCAGGTTTTGGAGGGATTGCCTGTGCTAAGGCACTACGCCATATGCCAGTCAAGATCACCTTGATTGATAGACACAATTATCATCTTTTTCAACCTTTTTTATACCAGATTGCCACCGGAAGTTTATCACCTGCCGATATCGCTATTTCAATTCGCTCTATATTTTTAGAACAATTTAATGCGGAAATATTGTTGGGTAATGTGACAGATATTAATAAAGAGGAACGCCTTGTCATAGCTGATAATTTCACAATTCCATATGATTATCTGGTGATAGCGACAGGAGCAACGCATAGCTATTTTGGCAAAGACAATTGGGCTCCTTATGCTCCGGGGTTAAAAACAATTAATGATGGAACCTCTGTTCGTAGCCGTATAATAAAATCTTTTGAACTGGCCGAGATCGCGGAAAGTGATGAAGAACGTAGACAATTGTTAAATTTCGTCATTGTAGGCGCTGGGCCTACTGGAGTTGAACTGGCAGGTGCCATAGCGGAACTAGCCCGCTTTGGGATAGTAAAAGAGTTTCGTCATTTTGATCCAGCATCAGCAAATATTATTCTGGTTCAGGCAGCACCACGGATTTTACCTACCTTTTCAGAACAAATATCGCAAAAAGCACAACGCTATTTGGAAAGTATGGGGGTTAAAGTTCTGGTGAATAGCATGGTTGAGCAAATTGATAACGATGGTGTGATTATTAATAAAGAAAGAATTTATTCAAAATCAGTTTTTTGGGCCGCAGGAGTTGCGGCTTCCCCTGCATCAAAATGGCTTCAAGTCGAAGCAGATCCGGCGGGTCGTGTGAAAGTGAATGACGATCTCACAGTCGCCAGGTACTCCAATATTTTTGTCATTGGAGATACGGCTGCTTCGAATGCCTGGAATGGCAAGCCGGTACCAGGTATTGCACCAGCCGCAAAACAAGGCGGTGCTTATGTAGCTAAAGTCATAACGAAAAGAGTTTATAATAACAACTCAAGATATAAACCATTTAAATATATTCATTACGGTAGTTTGGCTACAGTAGGTCGTAAAGCCGCTGTTGCAGAATTTGATCATTTTAAAATCAGTGGAGAACTGGCATGGTGGTTTTGGGGTGGGGTCCATGTCTTTTTTCTGGTTGGTTCTCGAAATCGTTTAAGTGTCATTTTAAATTGGCTTTGGTCTTATTACACTTTTCGTGCCAATAATTTGCTGATTACCGATGATTCATTGAATAAAAAAAACAAATCCGGGATGAGTGAGGTATAGGGCTCATTGAATATAATAAGGAAATACAAAGGGAGTGATTAATGGATAAGTATCTTTCAGCAAATTCTCTAGAAGGTGTTATCGATAATGAATTTAATATGCCAGCACCACGTTGGTTAAATACTTACCCGGCTGGACCATATCGATTTATTAATCGTGAATTTTTTATTATTGCCTATGAAACTGATCCAGAGCTTTTGCAAGCTATACTGCCTCCTGATATGGAGTTATTGGAGCCGGTAGTCAAATTTGAATTTATACGCATGCCTGATTCAACAGGATTTGGTGATTACACCGAGTCAGGGCAAGTGGTTCCGGTGAGATATAAAGGAGAAGAGGGTGGATTCACCATTTCAATGTTTCTTGATTGCCACGCCCCAATTGCTGGTGGTCGGGAAATATGGGGTTTTCCAAAGAAACTGGCCAAACCCAAATTGTTTGTTGAAGAAGACACGCTCATTGGTATTCTTAAGTATGGAAGTATTGATATTGCCATTGCAACTATGGGATATAAACATCGCCCGCTGGATACGGAAAAAGTATTGGAGTCAGTAAAAAAACCTGTATTTTTGCTTAAGAACATTCCTAATGTTGATGGTACTCCCTTAGTTAATCAATTGACCAAAACCTATATGACTGATGTTACAGTGAAAGGAGCATGGACCGGACCAGGTAGTCTTGAGCTTCATCCTCATGCATTAGCCCCTATCTCCAATCTTTATATTAAAAAGATTGTATCCGTTTCACATTTTATTACGGATTTGACCTTACCTTATGGAGAAGTGGTTGCAGATTATTTGGCCTAGAATAAGAAGCTATTCCTAAAATAGTGGAAAATCATATGAATAAACGTCCGATACAAAACACGGCCGTCATAGCAGCTGCTTTAGGAGCTGCTATTGCTTCTATATACGCCTATACTGATTGGCTTTCATCAGATGATATCACAGTAAAAAGAGAGCGTTGTTATAATGTGGCAAGAGCAGGGAAAAACGATTGCGCTACTTCCCAACATTCTTGTGCTGCGCAATCAACAGTAGATCGTGATCCAGAAGCATTTATCATGTTACCTAAAGGATTGTGTGAACGCATAGTGGGGGGAAGGAGTGGCTAGTTACTCTAAGTTACCTCTTCGTATCAGGAAAGAGATAGAAGCCCAACAATATACTGGTGAATTATTGGTTGCTGGTGTGCAGTTGGGTGTCATTATATTATTAAGCATTATTAATTTTTTTTCTTCGGCTGGCTATTCACCTGGCGCACCGGTGCAATCTTCATCCCTCGGTTTGTGGCTATTTGCTATTTTGGTATTGGTACGATTATGGTTTGTTTACACTAATCAATTAAATCCAATCTTTCTGGGATTTTTTATTGTTGCCGAAATGGCTTTGTTATTATTTATTATTTGGACTTATTATTTACAGTTTGAAACCACACCAACGATTAATCTTAAAAATCCGCATATTAACTATGTTTATATTTTAATTGCTTTGCGTGCGCTTCGATTTGAGCCTGGATGGGTAATCCTTTCAGGCTTTACTGCAGCTCTTGGCTGGGGGATTATTGCTTGGCAAACTTTATCCAGTTCGGGTATGAATGTGATTACATGGGATTATGTGACATTCGCATCAACACGGAGTGTCTATTTGGGAGCTGTATTTGATGTCATATTGTCTGTTTTACTGGTTACTACCATCATTGCCTTGGTGTTGACGCGTGCGAAACACACTCTTTTTCAAGCAGTGGAACAAACTAGCGCCGCAAAAGATTTATCACGTTTTTTTGATACAAGTGTGGTCGAAAAGATAACAACATCTGAAAAGTCATTGCAAGCTGGCTATGGCGAGCTCCGTCAAGCAGCGATTATGTTCATTGATATGCGAGGATTTACCAAAGCATCAGTGAAACTGTCTCCTAGTGAATTAATCGGACTGTTAGCGGAATACCAACGTTTACTGGTTCCGATTATTCAAAAGAATAATGGC
Above is a genomic segment from Legionella pneumophila subsp. pascullei containing:
- a CDS encoding FAD-dependent oxidoreductase — encoded protein: MQQEDQAQIPQNSRSFSRNTARCFDTFMDTVDFLGRIGWPVIDLAFRIWIAQQLLVSAILLTNHWDTAVYLAKNEYPVPWLSPEWEALLGILAQFVGGISLLLGLFTRCGAAVIVGFAVMTQVYYQPIDLNLLWIALMLGYVLRGPGPLSLDNLFEHGFSRSPLPFAMLIVTFVDKTREFFSSLYLFSLRLWLMISLLLINQHIQIISPDKLQSLMSWLPLSSASIVFNHFSLFMAIFLGIGLATRVVAILGLIVVLLSFTPGVTGFYLYWMMVMAILFISGPGILSLDHLIFHTLKKHYPQLSGKPAFSLDGLPRVVIIGAGFGGIACAKALRHMPVKITLIDRHNYHLFQPFLYQIATGSLSPADIAISIRSIFLEQFNAEILLGNVTDINKEERLVIADNFTIPYDYLVIATGATHSYFGKDNWAPYAPGLKTINDGTSVRSRIIKSFELAEIAESDEERRQLLNFVIVGAGPTGVELAGAIAELARFGIVKEFRHFDPASANIILVQAAPRILPTFSEQISQKAQRYLESMGVKVLVNSMVEQIDNDGVIINKERIYSKSVFWAAGVAASPASKWLQVEADPAGRVKVNDDLTVARYSNIFVIGDTAASNAWNGKPVPGIAPAAKQGGAYVAKVITKRVYNNNSRYKPFKYIHYGSLATVGRKAAVAEFDHFKISGELAWWFWGGVHVFFLVGSRNRLSVILNWLWSYYTFRANNLLITDDSLNKKNKSGMSEV
- a CDS encoding acetoacetate decarboxylase: MDKYLSANSLEGVIDNEFNMPAPRWLNTYPAGPYRFINREFFIIAYETDPELLQAILPPDMELLEPVVKFEFIRMPDSTGFGDYTESGQVVPVRYKGEEGGFTISMFLDCHAPIAGGREIWGFPKKLAKPKLFVEEDTLIGILKYGSIDIAIATMGYKHRPLDTEKVLESVKKPVFLLKNIPNVDGTPLVNQLTKTYMTDVTVKGAWTGPGSLELHPHALAPISNLYIKKIVSVSHFITDLTLPYGEVVADYLA
- a CDS encoding DUF2282 domain-containing protein, translated to MNKRPIQNTAVIAAALGAAIASIYAYTDWLSSDDITVKRERCYNVARAGKNDCATSQHSCAAQSTVDRDPEAFIMLPKGLCERIVGGRSG
- a CDS encoding adenylate/guanylate cyclase domain-containing protein — protein: MASYSKLPLRIRKEIEAQQYTGELLVAGVQLGVIILLSIINFFSSAGYSPGAPVQSSSLGLWLFAILVLVRLWFVYTNQLNPIFLGFFIVAEMALLLFIIWTYYLQFETTPTINLKNPHINYVYILIALRALRFEPGWVILSGFTAALGWGIIAWQTLSSSGMNVITWDYVTFASTRSVYLGAVFDVILSVLLVTTIIALVLTRAKHTLFQAVEQTSAAKDLSRFFDTSVVEKITTSEKSLQAGYGELRQAAIMFIDMRGFTKASVKLSPSELIGLLAEYQRLLVPIIQKNNGSIDKFMGDGILASFGAVTPSTTYAADALRTVDEIVASVDVWSENRRKKEQIVVGVGIGLASGEVVVGVIGYENRLEYTVIGEAANLAAKLEKHNKEEKTQALTTRDTFLEAVKQGYENKIPKKELNARNVGGVGEPLDLVVLAK